One Pieris napi chromosome 22, ilPieNapi1.2, whole genome shotgun sequence genomic region harbors:
- the LOC125060954 gene encoding uncharacterized protein LOC125060954, which yields MENSVKSQRDTIKITWRLIFREIQPLFREIVEKFELLHKFDEKEKDVVDKMWNVYKLCNDQIRKCILILIEIFNHKKEHNYINKESLQCILERLSCCHQKLQSINSHVDTLFGTSHSITDDSININTMYFVNWIDQTFDILNNLSNTVYETDYKISEEHYEHWKDNLVICVSGIHTCIDEMLLSAMTLCKYCLPMDQHIVKARCQVVLRETKALLSDLIKGDLDSVFHASKENLILPIKPSNINVLIDVLKDVLYVLETNTNTALLALLIHCFSYNICPVEKLRDHFVKECACNEECDFVKEFDVYNERLMQIGSFAISCSSDENRVLSLRSGLASIEGLDSHLVPAVMVAPLSYNASLLVNIWKREVADIRDQVFLIVDPTAFAQRAKQMMHSSLLEIIKDKVYNNTKVCGVINTGCVLSDFFHVYRTNEPDALTHHDKLLPLISDLDKVIPECKIVSNMLATHDDFKYRTKITDSKATFEQLIKRLKLLYTIVNKINCLLSPEEDIFEESIKNETFSVAKTMNKKTMNLTKMFRTNVKSSTAKFPLAVLTKNFKAKTELSFSLKLDEICDISDIKGRNTSILYSPMKKGSLRKALLSRCMKVENVAHPNEDEEDEMLSLQITDVLNDLNNLTKSRRMMNVTYNDNDLTNEKLSVNGTVTNITYEMDEPSNIGTLERINDLKLVTSRLSDLKSAQETSL from the exons ATGGAAAATTCGGTAAAAAGTCAACGCGATACCATAAAAATAACTTGG CGTCTTATCTTCAGGGAAATACAACCATTATTTAGAGAAATTGTGGAAAAGTTTGAGcttttacataaatttgatgaaaaagaaaaggatGTTGTCGATAAAATGTGGAATGTGTACAAACTTTGCAATGATCAAATCAGGAAGTGTAttctaatattaatagaaattttcAACCATAAAAAGGAacacaattatattaataag GAAAGCTTACAATGTATTCTGGAACGTCTATCTTGTTGCCATCAGAAGTTACAATCAATCAATTCACATGTGGATACACTATTTGGTACCAGTCATAGCATCACCGATGACTCCATAAATATCAACACtatgtattttgttaattgGATAGATCAGACATTTGATATTCTCAATAATCTATCAAATACAGTTTACGAAACAGATTACAAAATATCTGAGGAACATTACGAGCATTGGAAAGACAAT CTTGTAATATGTGTTAGTGGAATTCATACATGTATAGATGAAATGTTGCTATCAGCTATGActctttgtaaatattgtctGCCGATGGATCAGCATATTGTCAAGGCTCGGTGTCAAGTG GTGCTAAGAGAAACGAAGGCCCTCCTATCTGACCTAATAAAAGGCGACTTAGATTCCGTATTTCATGCTTCCAAGGAGAATTTAATTCTGCCAATAAAACCGTCGAATATTAATGTACTAATAGATGTGTTAAAGGATGTTCTATATGTACTAGAAACAAACACAAACACAGCACTATTGGCGCTCCTCATCCATTGTTTCTCGTACAATATATGTCCGGTTGAGAAATTGAGAGACCATTTTGTTAAAGAATGTGCCTGCAACGAAGAATGTGATTTTGTAAAGGAGTTTGATGTTTATAATGAACGGCTGATGCAAATTGGGTCTTTTGCTATATCATGTTCGTCTGATGAAAATA gaGTTCTAAGCCTTCGTAGTGGCTTAGCAAGTATAGAAGGCCTGGATTCACATTTAGTTCCCGCGGTGATGGTAGCACCGTTGAGCTATAACGCATCGTTATTGGTTAACATTTGGAAACGGGAAGTTGCTGATATAAGGGATCAGGTGTTTCTTATTGTTGATCCGACAGCTTTTGCgcag AGAGCAAAGCAAATGATGCACAGTTCCTTACTTGAGATTATAAAAGATAAAGTTTACAACAACACGAAAGTGTGTGGTGTGATCAACACTGGTTGTGTGTTAAGTGATTTTTTTCACGTGTATCGAACCAACGAACCGGACGCTCTGACGCATCATGATAAGCTGCTACCATTGATAAGTGACTTGGATAAAg TGATACCAGAATGCAAAATTGTCAGTAATATGTTGGCAACACACGACGACTTTAAATACAGAACGAAAATCACAGACTCAAAAGCGACTTTCGAACAATTAATTAAGAGATTAAAACTCCTCTATACAATAGtgaacaaaataaattgtctattATCACCCGAAGAAGATATTTTTGAGGAATCGATTAAAAATGAGACTTTCTCAGTGGCTAAGACAATGAATAAGAAAACGATGAATTTGACTAAAATGTTTCGGACGAATGTTAAGTCCTCCACGGCGAAATTTCCTTTGGCGGTTTTGACTAAGAATTTCAAGGCAAAGACGGAACTGAGTTTTTCATTGAAATTGGATGAAATATGTGATATTTCGGATATAAAG gGCCGAAACACGTCGATTTTATATTCGCCGATGAAAAAGGGCTCATTACGAAAAGCTTTATTGAGTCGATGTATGAAAGTGGAAAATGTAGCACATCCTAATGAGGACGAAGAAGACGAAATGCTCAGCTTGCAAATAACGG ATGTTTTAAACGACTTaaacaatttgacaaaatCAAGACGAATGATGAACGTAACATATAACGATAATGATTTAACGaatgaaaaattatcagtTAACGGAACAGTTACGAATATAACGTATGAAATGGACGAGCCGTCGAATATAGGAACTCTGGAAAGgattaatgatttaaaattggTGACTAGTAGACTGAGTGATTTAAAATCCGCACAAGAGACCAGCCTTTAA